One Fundidesulfovibrio putealis DSM 16056 genomic window, CCCGCGAACGGGCGGCCTGGAAGAGGCCATTGAGTCCTTCCAGCCGTGCGTTTGAGAGCAGGGAGTCCCATCTCCGTAGGATTCTCGGCAAATGCTCCTGAAACGTATTCAGCGCTTTGCGAACCGGTTCGAGCAGAGCCGACTCCCCGGCAAGCTCCCGGGCGAACTCGAAGAATCGCGATGCCCGCCAACGAGCGCCCTGCCTGGTGTCAGCATTGCGCACCCAGCGCAGC contains:
- a CDS encoding transposase, which encodes LRWVRNADTRQGARWRASRFFEFARELAGESALLEPVRKALNTFQEHLPRILRRWDSLLSNARLEGLNGLFQAARSRARGYRNVTTFITMIYLIGAPIADLLNGGFPQ